Proteins encoded by one window of Aphidius gifuensis isolate YNYX2018 linkage group LG2, ASM1490517v1, whole genome shotgun sequence:
- the LOC122849814 gene encoding origin recognition complex subunit 2 yields MADSKGLSKTSKRRCQNVSDNEDGSATPLRKSTRATRSRSVTNDNETSPTSEESTGWKRRLRRTKSSNDNSSTSPSKNFKRDTKVNNEDSDDEANFNLSPLKEELENELKNIEEDTQKASELFLDEEDVSGNKIYGFQTPSKKNAMIQKALLSRTPTTTTTKIDPKITKIACVLTEKINIPPTTPKSSKKKLPKILEASKTPVRSTRSSHPQIHFASDSDESISEDSEFIPTDEDDDDDDDDGDGDIKSEEEKDHSNDDEPDENSSPKRKLLKNQLVPITPCRRGRSRNKIIYNEYHMKTDDYFASQSERAVTSDNTLNRLKNPRLDEDKLKELLINKDHISKEHKDGICELANNCKSHFKMWHYIMEEGYSLLLHGLGSKRNIIHEFHDVMLSDHPTFVVNGFFPSLTIKEILDGIINDVLEIDCPANQNDCFNLIDKTMRDNPDDKLYLLIHNIDGVMLRSNKAQDVLSRLAAIPNIKLIASVDHINAPLLWDNVKKSRYNFYWWDATTFVPYEAETMYESSLLVQQNGALALSSLHNVFASLTKNAKAIYTILVKYQIENGKGNHYSGMAFKDLYLGARENFYVNSDGALRAQLTEFIDHKLVKTKRSADRGEYLIIPISNVILSKFLEDHETT; encoded by the exons ATGGCTGATAGTAAGggtttatcaaaaacatcaaaaagAAGATGTCAAAATGTCAGTGACAATGAGGATGGATCTGCAACACCTTTAAGAAAAAGTACTCGAg ctACAAGATCAAGGAGTGTTACCAATGACAATGAGACATCTCCAACATCTGAAGAATCAActg GTTGGAAGAGACGATTGAGAAGAACAAAAAgttcaaatgataattcatcaacaagtccat caaaaaattttaaaagagatACCAAGGTTAATAATGAAGATAGTGATGATGaagcaaattttaatttgagtCCATTAAAAGAAGAACTTGAAAATgaacttaaaaatattgaagaagaTACACAAAAAGCTTCTGAATTATTTCTTGATGAAGAAGATGTTAgtggaaataaaatatatggttTTCAAacaccatcaaaaaaaaatgcaatgaTACAAAAAGCATTATTATCAagaacaccaacaacaacaacaactaaaaTTGAtccaaaaattacaaaaattgcTTGTGTattaactgaaaaaataaatataccaccaacaacaccaaaatcaagtaaaaaaaaattaccaaaaatattAGAGGCGTCTAAAACTCCAGTACGATCAACAAGATCAAGTCATCCACAAATTCATTTTGCAAGTGATTCAGATGAAAGTATATCTGAAGACAGTGAATTTATTCCAactgatgaagatgatgatgacgatgacgatgatggtgatggtgatattaaaagtgaagaagaaaaagatcattcaaatgatgatgaaccaGATGAAAATAGTAGTCCAAAAAgaaaacttttgaaaaatcaattggtACCAATAACACCTTGTAGACGAGGAAGATcaagaaacaaaattatttataatgaatat CATATGAAAACAGATGATTATTTTGCATCACAATCTGAGCGAGCAGTTACATCAGATAATACCTTAAATCGTTTAAAAAATCCACGTCTTGATGAAGATAAATTAAaggaattattaattaataaagatcATATATCAAAAGAACACAAAGATGGTATTTGTGAACTtgcaaataattgtaaatcaCACTTTAAAATGTGGCATTATATTATGGAAGAAGGTTACAGTCTTCTTCTTCATGGTCTTGgttcaaaaagaaatattattcatgaatttCATGATGTAATGTTATCTGATCATCCAACATTTGTTGTTAATGGATTTTTTCCAAGTTTAACAATCAAAGAAATACTTGATGGTATTATAAATGATGTACTTGAAATTGATTGTCCAGCAAATCAAAatgattgttttaatttaattgataaaacaatgagAGATAATccagatgataaattatatttattaattcataataTTGATGGTGTTATGTTGAGATCAAATAAAGCACAAGATGTATTATCACGTCTTGCTGCTAttccaaatattaaattaatagcaTCAGTTGATCATATTAATGCACCATTACTTTGggataatgttaaaaaatcaagatataatttttattggtgGGATGCAACGACATTTGTACCATATGAAGCTGAAACAATGTATGAAAGTTCATTACTTGTACAACAAAATGGTGCACTTGCTTTATCATCACTTCATAATGTATTTGCATCATTAACTAAAAATGCTAAAgcaatttatacaatattagttaaatatcaaattgaaaatgGTAAAGGTAATCATTATTCTGGTATGGCTTTTAAAGATTTATATCTTGGTGCtagagaaaatttttatgttaattctGATGGTGCATTGAGAGCACAGCTGACTGAATTTATTGATCATAAACTTGTTAAAACTAAAAGAAGTGCTGATCGTGGTGAGTATCTCATTATTCCAATAAGTAATgtaattttaagtaaatttttagaagATCATGAAACTACATga
- the LOC122849815 gene encoding uncharacterized protein LOC122849815, producing the protein MRQCSSSWLMLLIFLLVTPCQQWPTINLWSSLSTKYQHNSLSNMKDSRVLNFFPVPVEEECLSEDKRRRGTCMNTYACRINHGKSHGPCALGFGVCCVFTTSCGGEVGSNLTYVTNPDFPNLIDQPMNCSVVVKKIEPQVSQLRIDFLHFNIGQPNRKTGVCDEDMLEITSGDRTFQLCGWNSGQHIYLDVADGPVTLDFILPSTLQSRMWEMSIVQLPFEQRAPAGCLQYFDSTRGLLKTLNFLPNGRYLANQDYLLCVRQEKGMCSIAYTPCTNDSFRIGPMRYSVNQTIDMNDAESSGTGNNDPTTSIRRCNDRVLIPCDFEEFITPGNDGAGICDLEHCGNSLCGQNEFDAEGNCRVETSATPFHIRVAFGSGNEDSTSPENKAGMCLTYEQLPCS; encoded by the exons ATGCGACAATGTTCATCATCATGGCTcatgttgttaatttttttattggtaacACCATGTCAACAGTGGCCAACAATCAATTTGTGGTCTTCATTATCAACTAAATATCAACATAATAGTTTATCAAACATGAAAGATTCACGAG tgcttaatttttttcctgtaCCAGTTGAAGAGGAGTGTCTATCTGAAGATAAACGTCGACGTGGTACATGTATGAATACCTACGCTTGTAGAATTAATCATGGAAAATCACATGGACCTTGTGCACTTGGTTTTGGTGTTTGTTGTGTAT TCACGACAAGTTGTGGTGGTGAAGTTGGTAGTAACTTGACATACGTTACGAATCCGGATTTTCCAAATCTCATCGATCAACCCATGAATTGTTCAGTTGTGGTAAAAAAGATTGAGCCCCAAGTCAGCCAACTGAGGATtgattttttgcattttaatatc ggTCAGCCAAATAGAAAGACAGGTGTTTGTGATGAGGACATGTTGGAGATAACAAGTGGTGATAGAACATTTCAATTATGTGGTTGGAACAGTGGACAACACA tttaCCTTGATGTTGCTGATGGTCCAGTGACATTAGATTTTATATTACCAAGTACATTACAATCAAGAATGTGGGAAATGTCAATTGTACAATTACCATTTGAACAACGTGCACCAGCTGGTTGTCTTCAGTATTTTGATTCAACACGTGGGctattaaaaacattaaattttttaccaaatgGTAGATATCTTGCAaatcaagattatttattatgtgttAGACAAGAAAAAGGTATGTGTAGCATTGCATATACACCATGTACAAATGATTCATTTCGTATTGGTCCAATGAGATACAGTGTTAATCAAACAATTGATATGAATGATGCTGAAAGTTCTGGTACTGGTAATAATGATCCAACAACATCAATAAGACGTTGCAATGATCGTGTATTAATACCATGTGACTTTGAAGAATTTATTAcg CCGGGTAATGATGGTGCTGGTATTTGTGATCTTGAGCACTGTGGAAATTCTCTTTGTGGACAAAATGAATTTGATGCTGAGGGTAATTGTCGTGTTGAAACATCAGCAACTCCATTTCACATTAGAGTTGCATTTGGATCTGGTAATGAAGATTCAACATCACCAGAAAATAAAGCAGGCATGTGTTTGACATATGAACAATTACCTTGTTCTTAA
- the LOC122849816 gene encoding potassium voltage-gated channel protein Shaw — MTLSIADAENRVVLNVGGIRHETYKATLKKIPATRLSKLTEALGNYDPILNEYFFDRHPGVFAQVLNYYRTGKLHYPTDVCGPLFEEELDFWGLDSNQVEPCCWMTYTQHRDTQETLTVLDRLDLDTEKPSDEELARKFGFEDAYYEGRLTWWQKLKPKMWSLFDEPYSSNAAKIIGVISVFFICISILSFCLKTHPDMRVPVIKKRTIQNGNKTSFMIDKELTNSHDAFFYIECICNAWFTIEFLIRITASPSRCEFVKSSVNLIDMIATMSFYVDLTLQKFASHLENADILEFFSIIRIMRLFKLTRHSSGLKILIQTFRASAKELTLLVFFLVLGIVIFASLVYYAERIQYNPDNDFKSIPLGLWWALVTMTTVGYGDMVPKTYIGMFVGALCALAGVLTIALPVPVIVSNFAMYYSHTQARAKLPKKRRRVLPVEQPRTRAGVPGVGGQTQGPQRPCSQQVALLPPGGGRCGGGQVVGQNRRMNAIKPNHPKDPFAIKIDDTRRNSNVRTNGTKTTANQDIGWSKSSSGLG, encoded by the exons atgactTTGTCAATTGCTGATGCTGAAAATCGTGTTGTATTAAATGTCGGTGGAATAAGACATGAAACATATAAagcaacattaaaaaaaataccagcaacaagattatcaaaattaactgAAGCACTTGGAAATTATGATccaatattaaatgaatatttttttgatagacATCCTGGTGTATTTGCAcaagtattaaattattatcgtaCTGGAAAACTTCATTATCCAACTGATGTTTGTGGACCATTATTTGAAGAAGAACTTGATTTTTGGGGTCTTGATTCAAATCAAGTTGAACCATGCTGTTGGATGACATATACACag cATCGGGACACGCAAGAAACACTGACTGTACTGGACAGATTGGATCTTGACACGGAAAAACCAAGTGACGAAGAATTGGCGCGTAAATTTGGATTTGAAGATGCGTATTACGAAGGGAGGCTAACATGGTGGCAAAAATTAAAGCCAAAAATGTGGTCATTATTTGATGAACCATACTCGTCAAATGCAGCCAAG ataATTGGTGTTATCTCCGTATTCTTTATCTGCATATCAATATTGTCATTTTGTCTAAAAACACATCCAGATATGCGTGTACCAGTTATTAAAAAACGTACAATacaaaatggaaataaaacaagttttaTGATTGATAAAGAATTAACAAATTCTCATGATgcatttttttacattgaatgTATATGTAATGCATGGtttacaattgaatttttaataagaaTAACAGCAAGTCCATCACGTTGTGAATTTGTAAAATCAtcagttaatttaattgatatgatTGCAACAATGAGTTTTTATGTTGATTTAACACTACAAAAGTTCGCCTCCCATCTTGAAAATGCCgatatacttgaattttttagtataataCGTATTAtgagattatttaaattaacaagacATTCATctggtttaaaaatattaattcaaacatTTCGTGCATCGGCAAAAGAGCTCACcctattggttttttttctgGTCCTCGGCATCGTCATCTTCGCCAGCTTGGTCTACTACGCTGAAAGGATTCAGTATAATCCagataatgattttaaaagtatacCACTTGGTTTATGGTGGGCACTTGTCACTATGACCACTGTTGGATATGGTGATATGGTACCAAAAACATATATTGGAATGTTTGTTGGTGCATTATGTGCACTTGCTGGTGTATTAACAATCGCCCTGCCAGTGCCCGTGATCGTTAGCAATTTTGCTATGTATTACAGTCACACGCAGGCGCGAGCCAAGCTGCCCAAGAAGAGGCGTCGAGTCCTTCCGGTTGAGCAACCCCGGACACGTGCTGGGGTACCGGGGGTTGGAGGACAGACACAGGGTCCACAAAGACCATGTAGTCAGCAAGTTGCCCTCCTACCCCCGGGGGGTGGGAGATGTGGAGGTGGACAAGTCGTAGGACAAAATAGACGAATGAATGCCATTAAACCAAATCATCCAAAGGATCCATTTGCAATTAAAATTg ATGATACTAGGAGAAATTCAAACGTGAGGACCAACGGGACCAAGACAACAGCCAATCAAGATATTGGCTGGAGTAAATCATCTTCTGGCCTCGGTTAA